The genomic region CAATCACGAACAGGATAGCAATGTCCGTAAAGACAGTCTGACATCTATGAACGACTCATTGCTGACGAAGATTCAAAGCCAGACTTTCCAATATTTCTGGGAGGGCGCCGAGCCCATTACAGGACTCGCTCGCGAGCGCATCCATATCGACGGTGAATACCCACAGAATGACCGCAATGTGATCACCATAGGCGGTAGTGGATTCGGCTTGATGAGTTTGGTTGTCGGTATGAAGCGGGGCTTTATCAGTAAGAGCGAAGGAGAAGAACGCCTCCACCGAATTATGGATTATCTGACTCGTATCCCGAGATTTCAAGGCGCATGGGCACACTGGTACCATGGCAATGTCGGCGAAGTGAAAGCCTTTAGTGAAAAGGACAATGGTGGCGACATCGTAGAAACGGCCTTCCTCGCTCAGGGGCTTCTTGTTGTGCGCGAATATTTCAACGAGGGAACTGAAACACAGCGAGAAATTGCCAAGAAAGCAGATAACCTTTGGAGAGGAATCAATTGGAAGCATTATACAAACGGCAAGAACGTGCTGTTCTGGCACTGGAGCCCAGTCCATGAGTTTGGAATGAACCATGCGATCGAAGGTTATGATGAGTGTTTGATAAGCTATGTCTTGGCGGCATCCTCACCCACCCATGCGATAGATTCTTCGGTCTATTATCAAGGATGGGCAAGGAACGGTAAGATCAAATCCGATATCAAGAAGTTCGACATCCCAACCGTAGTAAAACATAACTCGCGCCCTGGTGAAGTAGGTCCATTATTTTGGGCGCAGTATTCCTTCTTAGGCTTAGATCCGCGAGGACTCTCTGATAAATACGTGTCCTATGAAGATGCTGTAGTGAATCATGCAAAGATCAATATTGCATATGCAGAAGCAAATCCAAAGAAATATGTGGGATATGGAGCGGATAAAGCTTGGGGATGGACAGCTAGCTATTCTATCAATGGATATGATGCTCATCACCCGGATAATGATAAGTCGGTGGTAACTCCTACTGCGGCTCTAGCGTCCATGCCGTATACGCCGAAGGAAAGTATAGCATTCGCAAAGTATCTTTTCAATAATCTTGGCGATAAGGTTTGGGGCAAATATGGCTTCTATGATGCCTTCAGCGAGACTAACAATTGGTATCCACAGCGCTATTTAGCGATTGACCAGGGTCCGATTGTCGTGATGATTGAAAATTATAGAACGGGTCTTATTTGGGACTTATTTATGAATGCTCCAGAAGTGAGAATAGGATTAAGAAAATTAGGATTCAAAAGTCCACACCTAAAGTAAAACATCAATGAACATCCGTAAAAGCATATTATCCTGTAGTTTAATCGCTTTTTCACTGATTGCAAATGCACAGGATAACAATAAGATGAATCAGTTTATCGATGGGCTAATGTCCAAGATGACTATCGAGGAAAAGATCGGCCAGCTTAACCTAGTGACGGGTGGCGAAGCCACTACCGGCTCCGTCGTTTCAACAGATGTCGAAAGTAAAATCAAAGCAGGTCATATTGGAGGGATATTCTCCATGAGCTCACCTGCAAAAATTCGAAAAGCGCAGGAGCTCGCCGTTAAACAATCTCGATTAGGAATTCCTATCATCTTCGGAATGGATGTAATTCATGGTTATAAAACTGCATTTCCGATACCATTAGGTCTTGCCGCAACTTGGGACATGGCCTTGATTCGCAAGACAGCACGTATCTCGGCTGTCGAAGCGACTGCCGACGGTATCAACTGGACCTTCTCTCCTATGGTCGATATCTCCAGAGATCCGCGCTGGGGAAGAATATCAGAAGGTAGTGGCGAAGATACCTACCTAACATCCCGTATTGCAAGAGAGATGGTTTTAGGCTATCAGGGCGACGATCTTAGTAAAAACAACACATTGCTCGCCTGCGTTAAACATTTTGCACTGTATGGCGCCGGAGAGGCCGGCAGAGATTATCATACGACGGATATGAGTCTGCATCGAATGTATAATGAGTATCTACCTCCCTATAAAGCTGCGCTAGATGCTGGTGCGATGTCAGTCATGACTTCCTTCAATGATATCAATGGCATGCCGGCAACAGCCAACCGTTGGCTACTGACGGACTTACTCCGCAACGAATGGGGATTTAAAGGTCTTGTCGTAACCGATTATACAGCTGTAAATGAGCTGATAGACCATGGTTTAGGTGATTTACAACAAGTATCTGCCCTTTCATTGCAAGCCGGTGTAGATATGGATATGGTCGGCGAAGGTTTTCTGACGACCTTGAAAAAGTCTCTGGACGATAAGCGAGTGAGCGAAGCTGATATCAACCGGGCCGTACGATATGTATTGGAAGCGAAATACCGATTAGGGCTATTTGATGACCCCTATCGCTATTGCGATGAGCAACGCGCTAAGAAAGAAATCTTTAAAAAAGAACATCTGATCTTTGCTAGAGAAGCCGCGGCGAAGTCCTTTGTCTTGTTAAAGAATGAGCAAACACTACCGCTTAAAAAGACTGGAACTGTTGCTGTCATTGGCCCGCTCGCAAACACTGGAGCAAATATGCCGGGTACCTGGAGTGTCAGTGCAGACCATGCCAATACGCAAAGTCTTGTTGAAGGAATGCGTGAAGCTTTAGGCAGTAAAGTAAAGATTACAACGCATTCAGGTTCTAATCTAACCGATGATAAAGCGCTTCAAGAACGCGCGACCATGTTCGGTCGAACAATACCTAGAGATGAGCGAGATCCGGCGCTCATCATCGCCGATGCCTTGAAGTTTGCCGAAAGTGCCGATGTTATTGTTGCTGCACTGGGAGAAAGCTCGGAGATGTCGGGAGAAAGCTCAAGCCGTACGGATCTTAATATCCCTGAGAGTCAAAAACGCTTATTGGAAGCCCTATTGAAAACAGGTAAGCCGGTAGTCTTGGTGCTATTTACCGGGCGCCCATTGACGCTCACCTGGGAGCATGAGCACGTTCCGGCGATATTAAACGTTTGGTTTGCCGGCACAGAATCCGGAAAAGCGATTGCCGATGTATTATTTGGCGATGTTAATCCGAGTGGTAAGCTTCCTGCCACATTCCCACAGAATGTAGGTCAGATTCCGCTATACTACAGCCATAAAAATACAGGACGTCCTTTGGCTGAAGGAGCTTGGTTCCAAAAGTTCCGCTCAAATTACCTTGATGTCAGCAACGAGCCCCTATACCCTTTCGGATACGGTTTAAGCTACAGTACATTTGAGTATGGCGATATCATACTGGACAAAAAAACGATCAAGAAGAATGAAACCCTAAAAGTCTCCATCGAACTTAAGAATACGGGCAACTTTGATGGCGAAGAAGTGGTTCAGCTCTATATCCGTGATATGGTGGGTAGTATCACACGACCTGTTAAAGAACTTAAAAACTTCCAGAAGGTCTTTCTAAAGAAAGGAGAATCGAAAAGAATCGAATTCACGATATCGGAAGAGGATCTGAAGTTCTACGATCAACAACTTAAGCACATTGCTGAGCCGGGTGCTTTCAAGATATTTATTGGCGGAAACTCCCGAGACGTTAAGGAAGCGGATTTCGAATTGACAGATTAAAAATATTCCGAAGTATGTTTATCTTTACCTTATGGTAAAATTGCTCTACTTCGTCGCTTTCTGGCTATCTCAAATCGTTTCCAGTATTATCTTTAAATATGGAGGTATCAATCCGAAATTTCAATGGCCTGCCTTGATTATCGGAAATATCATTATCCTATCAGCAAGCTGGTTTTTGATACAGCTTTTCAAGAACTTCCCACAGCCTATCGTTATTGCGGTTTGTTCTGGAGGTACATTCTTGACGGTACAACTCGCTATGGCCCTATGGTTTAAAGAATCGTTGAACTGGATACAGGTGTTAGGATGCTTAGTTATTGTTTTCGGTATGGCAATGATTACCTTTGGTGGTAAACAGAGCGTAACTCCTTAGCTATGGAAAATCAACAAAACCTAGAAGTCTGGATGAGAGGTCCTATTGAAGGCATTTCAGAACTATTACAACCCGTTGCCCATGCATTGCTGCAGGTCAGCGAAGATGTCCCCAAATTATTAAATAGTGAGGATGAGCAAATCATCCGGATCAAACCCTTTGGAATGGCTTCATCAGCCTTCCATATCCTGCATATCACCGGAGTAATTGACCGTATGTTCACCTATGCGGCGGGAAAATCCCTATCCGAAGAGTAGTTTGAATACTTAGACAAAGAAAACAGCCCAAATCAAGATATCTCGGTAGATGAAATGCTCGATAATCTCGATCATGCGGTCGAACGAGCGATAGACGCTTTAAAGAACATCGATAGTTCCACACTAACCGCGGAGCGATTCATCGGCAGAATGATGATTCCTACAACACAGTTAGGTCTGTTATTTCATGCCGCGGAACATGCGCAACGACACTACGGGCAATTGCTCGTTACGATAAAAACCGTACGTGGCTTATTTCAACAAGGCTCAATACATTAATTAAGGAAGTTCCAATACCGATTGGTCTACGATTGCATAAACTTTCGTCAAGCTTGTTTTGGGCAATATATGCAAGCCAGTAAACTTTCCAAATGCGGGTAAAGTGAGCACCCTATTCTCTAAATGGAAACAAGGAAGTCGGAAGCTCTGCCGACCAGCTAGAAATATTTGGCAGCCTGGGTGGATATGGCCAACCACATTGATGATATGACTTTCAAGACCTAGCAAAGGTTCGTGAGACAATACGATCCCTTCTTCCAACAGCAAATGATCGACGATGCGGAGTGCTGATCTTTCCCAATGTGCATCCTCCAGAATATCATGATTCCCTTTAGTCAAAGTGAAGGTAATATTCGGCTTAGCTTTCGTATATATACAGAATTGTTCCCAGTCGGAATTCAACTTGGAATGAAAAAGATCTCCTAGAAAAACTACTTGTTTGACTTCCAGGGCATTTAGCAAAGTATCAAGCCTGCTTAACTCCTCCATCACATTCGGGGCAGGAACAAAGAAACCTTCTTTTCTAAAATGCTTCAACTTGCCCAAATGCCAATCTGAAATTACAAGTAGTTGATGTTTGGCGATATACATCGCCTTTTGTGGCAATAAAAAACAATCTAAACCATTCAACACAAGCTTCTTAGCCATCAATCAATTGCATTTTAATTTTCTCCAATTTGCTTTGCCAGTCTTCATTGCTATATCGCTCGCGGAACGACTCCGAGAATATTGGAAACGCGAAAGGCGTAAGTTTCTCCGGTTTCCGAAAAATAATCCGGTGACTATCGATACGCTCAAACGCTTTTATCATCCTTCCCTCCTCAAGCTGAAAATCAAAGACTTCGTCATAAGACTCACGCAAAAGTAAGTTGTTTGGTTCATATTCTGAAAAGACAGAAAAGAAAAGACCTGCATTGGCTTGCAAATGCTTGCTCTTCATCTGCTTTCCGGGAAAGCCCTGAAAAACCAAACCTGCAATGCCCGCAATATCCCTAAAGCGTCGCCTCGCCATCTCATGCACGTTGATACCGGAATTGATATCTGCATGCAATTGATGGGGTGAAAAGATCTGTTTCAAAATATCCTCATTGAGCTCATAAGCGGTGTCACTCAGTAGCTCAATTCCATATTCATTTGTGGCAATACTGAATGTTGCCGGAGTAATTTGCCCTAGCCTATAAGCGATAACCTGAGCCATCCCCTCATGCACCAGCTTCCCATCAAAAGGATATAAAAACAAATGGAAACCATACCTTGTTTCTGTGTATTCCACCAACAGCTCATCTTCTTTCGGAAGTCCCGAAACACGCTCTTGTTCTTGAAATAGCGGCTGCAAAAACTTAATCTCTGCACTTTGTCCCGATTTCTTGTGGATACTGCTGAAGCTATGGCGGATTGCAATGCCCAAATCCGGCGATATCGCAAAGCGACCACCCATCCAGGATGGCACAACGCCTTTTTTCTTTTGCGAAGGCTTGACGATTGCATCATTAGCGATCACCTGAATCAACTCTAACTGTCGACCGGAAAACCAGAATACATCACCGACATTCAATTTAGAAATAAACGACTCCTCGATCGATCCTAAATACTTGCCCGACAGGAACTTTACCCGCATCATCAAATCCGATACAATAGCACCAATAGACAGCCGATGTCGCATAGCAAGTTTCCTTGACGTCACTTTATAAAGCCCATCGACCAATTCCAAACGATGGAAATCATCGTAAGCCTTCAAGCTACTGCCCCCATGCAACAACAAACTCATACATTGATCGAACTCCTCCCGACTGACCGACTCAAAGCAATGTGTATTCGTAATCTCCTGATAAATCTGCTTAGGATCAAATCCATCGCCAACTGCCAATGTCATTAAGTACTGCGTCAGCACATCGAACGAACGCACATAGGGTATTCGTTGCTCGACAATCTTTTCTTTTACCGCAAACTTGAGCGAATCTCCTTCGATGATCTCCAAAGAGTTCGTCGGGACATAGTAGATAATGGACGTTGCGTCAGGACGGTGTCCGGAGCGTCCTGCGCGCTGTAAAAATCTCGCCACGCCTTTGGGCGACCCAATCTGTATAACGCAGTCTACAGGCCTAAAATCAACCCCTAAATCCAAACTACTGGTACAAACCACAGCTTTAAGCTTTCCGGCATGTAAAGCTTCCTCCACCCACATGCGTACCTCATCACTCAAAGATCCATGATGGATAGCGAGCAAGCCGGCAAACTCCGGATAATTGGAGATAATCTGCTGGTACCATATCTCCGCTTGCGAACGCGTATTGGTAAAAATTAAAGTGGTTCCGTATTGATTGACAACATCGACCACCTTATCCAAAAGCCGAATACCTAAGTGTCCAGCCCATGGAAACTTCTCCAAACTATCCGGTAGGATCGTCTGTATATCAATCTTCTTATTGATCTGTGCCTTGACCAAAACACCTTTATTTGATGCACCCAGCAAAATATCCTTGGCTTGCTCTAGATTACCGATGGTTGCCGAAATGCCCCAAATCTTTAAGTTGGGATTAATACTCTTCAATCTGCTCAGCGCAAGTTCGATCAGCACTCCGCGTTTAGAACCTAGAAGCTCATGCCATTCATCGACGACGATAAATTCCAATTGCTTAAAGAAGTCTTGGCCTTGCTTGGTTGCTAAAATTAAGTGAACACTCTCCGGCGTGGTAATTAAGGCTTGCGGCGGATTCTTTCGCTGCTTTTGCCTGACGGCGGTACTTGTATCGCCCGTCCGTAGCTCGATCTGGTAATCCAAATCGAGGTCTAATGAAACCCCTTCGGTTACCCGGTGTATTTCCTTAGATAGTGCCCGCAAAGGCGTTATCCAAAGTGCATGTAGCCCTCGCTTGCGTTGTTTTTCAAGTTTCGCCTGATAAGCATCCGAATAATAATGTTGAATAACGCCAAACCAAATGGCAAAAGTTTTACCATAACCGGTCG from Sphingobacterium sp. BN32 harbors:
- a CDS encoding glucoamylase family protein; amino-acid sequence: MTIKAFTFSGILLMALNFESCQIKNNNHEQDSNVRKDSLTSMNDSLLTKIQSQTFQYFWEGAEPITGLARERIHIDGEYPQNDRNVITIGGSGFGLMSLVVGMKRGFISKSEGEERLHRIMDYLTRIPRFQGAWAHWYHGNVGEVKAFSEKDNGGDIVETAFLAQGLLVVREYFNEGTETQREIAKKADNLWRGINWKHYTNGKNVLFWHWSPVHEFGMNHAIEGYDECLISYVLAASSPTHAIDSSVYYQGWARNGKIKSDIKKFDIPTVVKHNSRPGEVGPLFWAQYSFLGLDPRGLSDKYVSYEDAVVNHAKINIAYAEANPKKYVGYGADKAWGWTASYSINGYDAHHPDNDKSVVTPTAALASMPYTPKESIAFAKYLFNNLGDKVWGKYGFYDAFSETNNWYPQRYLAIDQGPIVVMIENYRTGLIWDLFMNAPEVRIGLRKLGFKSPHLK
- the bglX gene encoding beta-glucosidase BglX; the encoded protein is MNIRKSILSCSLIAFSLIANAQDNNKMNQFIDGLMSKMTIEEKIGQLNLVTGGEATTGSVVSTDVESKIKAGHIGGIFSMSSPAKIRKAQELAVKQSRLGIPIIFGMDVIHGYKTAFPIPLGLAATWDMALIRKTARISAVEATADGINWTFSPMVDISRDPRWGRISEGSGEDTYLTSRIAREMVLGYQGDDLSKNNTLLACVKHFALYGAGEAGRDYHTTDMSLHRMYNEYLPPYKAALDAGAMSVMTSFNDINGMPATANRWLLTDLLRNEWGFKGLVVTDYTAVNELIDHGLGDLQQVSALSLQAGVDMDMVGEGFLTTLKKSLDDKRVSEADINRAVRYVLEAKYRLGLFDDPYRYCDEQRAKKEIFKKEHLIFAREAAAKSFVLLKNEQTLPLKKTGTVAVIGPLANTGANMPGTWSVSADHANTQSLVEGMREALGSKVKITTHSGSNLTDDKALQERATMFGRTIPRDERDPALIIADALKFAESADVIVAALGESSEMSGESSSRTDLNIPESQKRLLEALLKTGKPVVLVLFTGRPLTLTWEHEHVPAILNVWFAGTESGKAIADVLFGDVNPSGKLPATFPQNVGQIPLYYSHKNTGRPLAEGAWFQKFRSNYLDVSNEPLYPFGYGLSYSTFEYGDIILDKKTIKKNETLKVSIELKNTGNFDGEEVVQLYIRDMVGSITRPVKELKNFQKVFLKKGESKRIEFTISEEDLKFYDQQLKHIAEPGAFKIFIGGNSRDVKEADFELTD
- the pdeM gene encoding ligase-associated DNA damage response endonuclease PdeM, producing the protein MAKKLVLNGLDCFLLPQKAMYIAKHQLLVISDWHLGKLKHFRKEGFFVPAPNVMEELSRLDTLLNALEVKQVVFLGDLFHSKLNSDWEQFCIYTKAKPNITFTLTKGNHDILEDAHWERSALRIVDHLLLEEGIVLSHEPLLGLESHIINVVGHIHPGCQIFLAGRQSFRLPCFHLENRVLTLPAFGKFTGLHILPKTSLTKVYAIVDQSVLELP
- a CDS encoding ligase-associated DNA damage response DEXH box helicase, which gives rise to MKNELADVWFYNQGWEPHDFQKKCWNEIGANRSGILNAPTGYGKTFAIWFGVIQHYYSDAYQAKLEKQRKRGLHALWITPLRALSKEIHRVTEGVSLDLDLDYQIELRTGDTSTAVRQKQRKNPPQALITTPESVHLILATKQGQDFFKQLEFIVVDEWHELLGSKRGVLIELALSRLKSINPNLKIWGISATIGNLEQAKDILLGASNKGVLVKAQINKKIDIQTILPDSLEKFPWAGHLGIRLLDKVVDVVNQYGTTLIFTNTRSQAEIWYQQIISNYPEFAGLLAIHHGSLSDEVRMWVEEALHAGKLKAVVCTSSLDLGVDFRPVDCVIQIGSPKGVARFLQRAGRSGHRPDATSIIYYVPTNSLEIIEGDSLKFAVKEKIVEQRIPYVRSFDVLTQYLMTLAVGDGFDPKQIYQEITNTHCFESVSREEFDQCMSLLLHGGSSLKAYDDFHRLELVDGLYKVTSRKLAMRHRLSIGAIVSDLMMRVKFLSGKYLGSIEESFISKLNVGDVFWFSGRQLELIQVIANDAIVKPSQKKKGVVPSWMGGRFAISPDLGIAIRHSFSSIHKKSGQSAEIKFLQPLFQEQERVSGLPKEDELLVEYTETRYGFHLFLYPFDGKLVHEGMAQVIAYRLGQITPATFSIATNEYGIELLSDTAYELNEDILKQIFSPHQLHADINSGINVHEMARRRFRDIAGIAGLVFQGFPGKQMKSKHLQANAGLFFSVFSEYEPNNLLLRESYDEVFDFQLEEGRMIKAFERIDSHRIIFRKPEKLTPFAFPIFSESFRERYSNEDWQSKLEKIKMQLIDG